The candidate division WOR-3 bacterium genome has a window encoding:
- a CDS encoding prolipoprotein diacylglyceryl transferase family protein, with translation MYPIILRLGRFNLYSYGLMLFISFLLGIKLTSARAKKFGVKEELISNLALHILFGAIIGSRLLYVFLHWSEFENDIIGIFAFWRGGLGGLMFFGGFGGGLLSGIYYVRKRRLPLRKMLDASSPALALGEFFTRIGCFLNGCCFGKPTASFCGIKFPKSSPAGIFEKVYPTQLYSSLFGLILFLFIIFFLEKRRLKPGMVFALTMIIYASFRFLIDFIRYYENLANFWTNQAIAVGLIVIGFILLIRFQKGEYA, from the coding sequence ATGTATCCCATAATTCTCCGCCTCGGGCGATTTAATCTCTACTCCTACGGCTTAATGCTTTTTATCTCTTTCCTCTTGGGGATTAAACTGACCTCAGCCCGGGCAAAAAAGTTTGGGGTAAAAGAAGAATTAATTTCCAATCTTGCCCTTCATATCCTTTTTGGCGCCATCATCGGTTCTCGGTTATTATATGTTTTCCTCCACTGGTCGGAGTTTGAAAATGATATTATCGGCATCTTCGCCTTCTGGCGCGGTGGTCTAGGTGGGCTGATGTTTTTTGGTGGATTTGGGGGTGGACTTCTCTCCGGCATTTATTATGTGAGAAAGAGAAGACTACCTCTAAGAAAGATGCTTGATGCCTCCTCCCCCGCCCTGGCACTGGGTGAATTCTTTACTCGGATTGGCTGTTTCCTTAACGGCTGTTGTTTTGGCAAACCGACCGCTTCCTTTTGCGGAATAAAATTTCCCAAGAGTTCACCCGCGGGTATCTTTGAAAAGGTCTACCCCACCCAATTGTACTCTTCCCTTTTTGGCTTAATACTATTTCTCTTTATCATCTTCTTCTTAGAAAAGAGGAGGTTAAAACCAGGGATGGTTTTTGCTCTTACGATGATCATTTATGCCTCTTTCCGGTTTTTAATTGACTTTATCCGCTATTACGAGAACTTAGCCAACTTCTGGACGAACCAGGCTATCGCCGTTGGTTTAATTGTCATTGGCTTCATTTTATTAATCCGTTTCCAAAAAGGGGAATATGCTTAA
- a CDS encoding radical SAM protein: MRIDLIVPSFEDEKKRRMKGKAFRVPQLSLGILAALTPPEIEVNYYDENLMDLNFDTGADLVGITTMTVTAPRAYQIAKEYKKRGAKVVLGGIHPSLLPNEALRYGDSVVIGEAEYVWQEVIRDFQNKELKPIYQAKEKVRMEDIPFPRREIFKNKGYLLTSVFQITRGCPFNCDFCSAHLLFGNYYRKRPVELVIKEIEEVDRPLIVFVDDNIAGDKRYAKRLFSELIPLKKKWLGEADLSIADDPELLKLARRSGCYGLFIGLESVSDAGLKELNKSFQKVKDMADKIKKIQDEGIMIEGSFIFGLDTDDKSVFEKTLSFAKENNLALASFGILTPYPGTRLERKLREEGRIITTNWRLYDCGHTVFKPKNMTVEELQEGLDWTWWNFYSYSSIFKRLWHARKSLIVTGIPLLILNLSYRRMLYRTTDVKSWLREDYPELTTEPIPEET; encoded by the coding sequence ATGAGAATTGATTTGATTGTCCCTTCTTTTGAAGACGAAAAGAAGCGGCGAATGAAAGGGAAGGCTTTTCGGGTACCCCAATTATCCTTAGGGATTTTGGCCGCTTTGACCCCACCCGAGATTGAAGTTAACTATTACGATGAGAATCTAATGGACTTAAACTTTGACACCGGTGCCGACCTGGTGGGGATCACCACAATGACGGTTACCGCCCCTCGGGCTTATCAGATAGCGAAGGAATATAAAAAGAGGGGGGCAAAGGTGGTCTTGGGAGGAATCCACCCCTCTCTCTTACCAAACGAAGCCTTACGGTATGGGGATAGCGTGGTGATTGGGGAGGCGGAGTATGTTTGGCAGGAGGTGATTAGGGATTTTCAAAATAAGGAATTGAAACCAATCTACCAGGCAAAAGAGAAGGTGAGAATGGAAGATATCCCTTTCCCGAGGAGGGAGATCTTTAAAAATAAGGGTTATCTTCTCACTTCCGTCTTCCAGATCACGAGGGGTTGTCCTTTCAATTGTGATTTCTGCTCCGCCCATCTCCTCTTCGGCAACTATTACCGGAAGCGGCCAGTTGAATTGGTGATTAAAGAGATTGAAGAGGTTGACCGCCCCCTCATCGTCTTTGTTGATGACAACATCGCAGGGGATAAACGCTATGCCAAAAGGTTATTTTCCGAACTTATCCCCTTAAAAAAGAAATGGCTGGGAGAAGCGGATCTTTCTATCGCCGATGACCCGGAATTATTAAAATTGGCAAGGAGGAGTGGTTGCTATGGCCTCTTTATCGGTTTGGAATCGGTGAGCGATGCTGGTTTGAAGGAGTTAAATAAATCCTTCCAAAAGGTTAAGGATATGGCGGATAAGATAAAAAAGATCCAAGACGAAGGGATTATGATTGAAGGTTCTTTTATCTTCGGTCTGGATACCGACGATAAATCGGTCTTTGAAAAGACTTTAAGTTTCGCCAAGGAGAATAATTTAGCTTTGGCATCCTTTGGTATTCTGACGCCCTATCCCGGGACAAGGTTAGAGAGAAAACTGAGAGAAGAAGGGAGGATCATCACTACTAACTGGCGGCTGTATGACTGTGGCCATACGGTATTTAAGCCAAAGAATATGACCGTGGAGGAGTTACAGGAAGGTCTGGATTGGACCTGGTGGAATTTCTATTCTTATTCCTCAATCTTTAAGCGCCTTTGGCATGCCAGAAAAAGTCTTATCGTTACGGGGATCCCCCTCTTGATTCTTAACTTATCATACCGCCGAATGCTTTACCGAACGACCGATGTCAAATCCTGGCTCAGGGAAGATTATCCGGAATTGACTACGGAGCCAATTCCGGAGGAGACTTGA
- a CDS encoding ComF family protein — protein sequence MLKNFRSLFSHLLSFFYPPICPGCGKEFEEEENLLCLTCYQRLFTSSLAVCPRCGRPVPYFKRCGECRPKLNLRRIRALGLYQEPFKGILEEFKYYGKVRLGRILGDALSLLLSYDPVLKRSDFLVPIPLHPARRRERGYNQSEILARRVAERTKIPIAFCLQRQKNTKSQVDISPEKRFENIEDAFTLRAGYEIKGKEITLIDDVTTTGATLSAAAKVLRENGAKEVYGLVVAKG from the coding sequence ATGCTTAAAAATTTTCGCTCACTATTTTCCCATCTCCTAAGTTTCTTTTATCCCCCAATCTGCCCGGGCTGCGGAAAGGAGTTTGAAGAAGAGGAAAATCTTTTATGCCTTACCTGCTACCAAAGATTATTCACCTCTTCTCTGGCAGTCTGTCCAAGGTGTGGCCGACCGGTTCCTTATTTTAAGAGATGCGGGGAATGCCGGCCGAAATTGAATTTGAGACGGATCCGGGCGTTAGGCTTATACCAAGAACCTTTTAAGGGGATTCTTGAAGAGTTTAAGTATTATGGAAAGGTGAGGTTGGGGAGAATTTTAGGGGATGCCTTGTCCTTACTTTTAAGTTATGATCCGGTCTTAAAGAGGAGTGATTTTTTAGTACCGATCCCTCTTCATCCGGCGAGGAGGCGGGAGCGGGGTTATAACCAATCGGAGATTCTGGCGCGACGGGTAGCAGAGAGGACCAAAATCCCCATCGCTTTCTGCCTCCAACGCCAGAAGAATACAAAGAGTCAAGTAGACATTTCACCCGAAAAACGATTTGAAAATATAGAAGACGCCTTCACTCTCCGGGCCGGTTATGAGATTAAAGGGAAGGAGATTACTTTGATTGATGATGTCACCACCACCGGTGCCACCCTCTCGGCCGCGGCAAAGGTTTTAAGGGAGAACGGAGCAAAGGAGGTATACGGCTTGGTGGTCGCCAAAGGCTAA
- the larA gene encoding nickel-dependent lactate racemase: MELKVKYGESFELVKLPAGVEVKVLSQKGDRAKKDLEPLVKKLKEGVRDFLSDANSLLIIVNDYTRPTPTEMIISHLEEEIRGKEFSFLIALGSHRPPKKEEYERIFGKFYHPYQERIVCHDAKDRGKLVFLGKTSFGTPVALNELLFKHKKIMVINSVEPHYFAGFTGGRKSFVPGVAGYETITLNHKLSLSPKAKTLNLIDNPVSRDMEEVSLMVPRPIFSIQLVIDQNKNLRDIKFGELSESFLAGVKEAEGTFCLPIEKLYDVVLALVQPPYDVDLYQSQKALENAKLGVKEGGVIILVSSCREGVGDDEFIRVMRGGKSPKEVIAEIEKNFVLGAHKSAKLAELVSRFEVLAVVPISEDIINSLFMKRMGSISEAFDHCLRKFGRSFSLLFLPDASLVTPIFRTS, encoded by the coding sequence ATGGAATTAAAGGTTAAGTATGGAGAATCTTTTGAATTAGTGAAATTGCCCGCGGGGGTGGAGGTTAAGGTTTTGTCCCAAAAAGGAGATCGCGCAAAAAAAGATTTAGAACCGTTGGTAAAAAAATTGAAAGAAGGGGTGCGGGATTTCCTCTCGGATGCCAATTCGCTTCTCATAATTGTCAATGATTATACCCGACCGACCCCAACCGAAATGATTATCTCCCATTTAGAGGAAGAGATAAGGGGTAAGGAATTTTCTTTCCTTATCGCCCTCGGCTCCCACCGCCCTCCCAAAAAGGAGGAGTACGAAAGGATATTTGGTAAATTTTATCATCCCTATCAAGAACGAATTGTCTGCCACGATGCCAAAGACCGGGGAAAATTAGTCTTTTTAGGCAAAACCTCTTTTGGTACCCCGGTGGCATTAAACGAATTGCTCTTTAAGCACAAGAAGATTATGGTGATCAACTCAGTTGAACCCCATTATTTTGCTGGATTCACGGGGGGAAGGAAGAGTTTTGTTCCTGGAGTGGCGGGATACGAGACGATCACCTTAAATCATAAACTCTCCCTCTCGCCAAAAGCCAAGACCTTAAATTTAATTGACAATCCGGTCTCTCGGGATATGGAAGAAGTCTCTTTAATGGTCCCGAGACCGATTTTCTCTATCCAATTGGTTATTGACCAGAATAAGAATTTAAGGGATATCAAATTTGGTGAACTCTCGGAATCTTTCTTAGCCGGGGTAAAAGAGGCGGAGGGGACATTCTGTTTGCCGATTGAAAAACTTTATGACGTTGTTTTAGCCTTAGTCCAACCTCCCTACGATGTTGACCTTTACCAAAGTCAAAAGGCATTGGAAAATGCCAAACTGGGGGTAAAGGAAGGAGGGGTGATAATTTTGGTTTCTTCCTGTCGGGAAGGGGTTGGGGATGATGAGTTTATTCGGGTGATGAGGGGAGGGAAAAGTCCGAAGGAGGTAATTGCTGAGATTGAGAAGAACTTTGTCTTGGGGGCACACAAGTCGGCAAAATTGGCGGAGTTGGTGAGTCGATTTGAGGTTTTAGCCGTTGTCCCAATCAGTGAGGATATTATTAACTCTTTATTTATGAAAAGGATGGGCAGTATCTCTGAGGCTTTTGATCATTGCCTGAGGAAATTTGGTAGGTCATTTTCTCTTCTCTTCTTACCGGATGCCAGTTTGGTAACACCGATTTTTCGCACCTCTTAA